The following are from one region of the Salvia hispanica cultivar TCC Black 2014 chromosome 1, UniMelb_Shisp_WGS_1.0, whole genome shotgun sequence genome:
- the LOC125196235 gene encoding uncharacterized protein LOC125196235, whose amino-acid sequence MADQGEDDPELATLTAHADGDPPQAIVVTPGQTACDVKPHVIAILPTYCGKSYEGPYVFLNEFCKICKAQRRPAGASEDDYRLKALPFVLKGEANTWFMHLPADSINTWADFNSVFLAEFFPSSKTSALKRKISCIRKEYDETLSEYWEMYMSLLESCPNHRMKEIEVHHTFYEGMNKETKDLANSSSGGDFTQLRVSEAKKVLRKLLNAKKTYDNARDGYSRERVASASATDQEERMDLKMGELKKELLTAIKQNTPPPSPTGGKEAPELPYDQPDNSPDVEQANAAGYYNSNGNWFPARQRDAPWRDLQNFRWGDGNQNQNQNQAPNQPNPHRNQNSNRGPTNPDYQSNLAGRN is encoded by the coding sequence ATGGCTGACCAAGGTGAGGACGATCCCGAGCTCGCAACACTTACGGCACACGCCGACGGAGATCCCCCACAAGCCATAGTGGTTACCCCAGGCCAGACCGCGTGTGATGTGAAACCTCACGTTATCGCAATCCTACCGACGTACTGTGGGAAGAGCTACGAGGGACCATACGTAttcttaaatgagttctgcaaAATCTGTAAGGCGCAGAGGCGGCCAGCAGGAGCAAGCGAGGACGATTACAGACTGAAGGCCCTACCTTTTGTCCTAAAGGGAGAGGCCAACACTTGGTTCATGCACCTGCCAGCCGACTCTATCAATACATGGGCCGATTTCAATTCAGTTTTCCTAGCCGAGTTTTTCCCGTCTTCGAAGACAAGTGCgttgaagaggaaaatatcgtgcataaggaaagaatatgatgaaaccCTGAGCGAGTACTGGGAGATGTACATGAGCCTTCTGGAGTCATGccccaaccatcgcatgaaggagatagaggtgcACCACACCTTCTATGAGGGGATGAACAAGGAAACCAAGGATCTGGCGAATTCATCATCTGGTGGTGATTTCACCCAGTTGAGAGTAAGTGAAGCCAAAAAGGTGCTACGCAAACTGTTGAATGCGAAGAAGACGTACGATAACGCGAGAGATGGGTACAGCAGAGAAAGGGTAGCTAGTGCTTCGGCTACTGACCAGGAGGAACGGATGGACTTGAAGATGGGGGAATTGAAGAAGGAATTGTTGACTGCAATCAAGCAgaacactccaccaccttctccgaCTGGAGGCAAAGAGGCTCCGGAACTACCATATGATCAGCCGGACAACTCGCCGGATGTGGAGCAAGCAAATGCCGCAGGATACTACAATTCCAACGGCAATTGGTTTCCGGCTAGGCAGAGGGATGCACCGTGGAGGGACCTCCAAAATTTCCGATGGGGAGAtggaaatcagaatcagaaccaaaatcagGCTCCAAATCAACCCAACCCCCACCGAAACCAAAATTCCAACCGTGGCCCAACAAACCCTGACTACCAGTCTAACTTGGCAGGAAGAAATTAG